A stretch of Exiguobacterium sp. BMC-KP DNA encodes these proteins:
- a CDS encoding FAD-dependent oxidoreductase — translation MTIGIIGGGLSGLTAAALFAKQGEAVMLFDAGLLGGRATSQTVKGYTFNYGAHAIYGRDQSILRKLTKQLGIEVTWLDFSASRAKYEFSGHLTAVPANAWGLLKTEVIEGTNKVRFTWEIIKTILRVERGDPQQSIGQWLKIEQVDEQVAQLMLDLASTNFFTAEPEKIPSDVYFEYYQKLFRTRKPVSYIEGGWQGLVQELERIILENQGSILKKTKITAVESTTSGFLIRDRKKQEWTVERIIFAIPPREILKMATPPTIQQFVTPYASHEPVEVFVYDLGLQPYIQTPYSYIYDRAHRAFITDLSHYDTSLAPKNGQVLQAIAYLEHDRLEDPGYIEHVRSGIEQMLDLHFADWRKRIVAERTIKRAVVQEIKWKMGQTPLSTQLPDHADVAFVGDWCEGTGQLSELAFSSAVSVFNRWT, via the coding sequence ATGACGATTGGTATCATAGGTGGGGGATTATCCGGGTTAACTGCAGCGGCATTATTCGCAAAACAAGGAGAAGCAGTCATGCTCTTTGATGCTGGATTACTCGGAGGACGTGCTACCTCTCAAACCGTAAAAGGATATACGTTTAATTACGGCGCTCATGCTATATATGGACGCGATCAATCCATTCTTCGAAAATTAACGAAACAACTCGGAATCGAAGTGACATGGCTTGATTTTTCGGCGAGTCGTGCGAAATATGAGTTTTCAGGTCATTTGACGGCTGTACCTGCGAACGCCTGGGGATTGTTGAAAACGGAGGTCATCGAAGGAACGAACAAGGTCCGGTTTACATGGGAAATCATTAAAACGATTTTACGGGTGGAACGAGGCGATCCGCAACAATCAATCGGACAATGGTTAAAAATAGAACAAGTCGATGAACAAGTCGCGCAGTTGATGCTTGATTTGGCATCGACGAACTTTTTTACGGCGGAACCGGAGAAGATTCCTTCAGACGTTTACTTCGAGTATTATCAAAAACTTTTTCGGACACGTAAGCCTGTCTCCTATATTGAGGGAGGGTGGCAAGGATTAGTGCAGGAGCTAGAACGAATCATATTAGAAAATCAGGGATCAATCCTGAAGAAAACGAAAATAACAGCAGTTGAGTCGACTACGTCAGGATTTCTGATTCGAGATCGAAAAAAGCAGGAATGGACCGTAGAACGAATCATCTTTGCCATACCGCCACGCGAAATCCTAAAAATGGCGACACCGCCTACAATACAACAATTCGTTACACCATATGCTAGTCATGAACCGGTAGAAGTATTCGTGTATGATCTTGGACTACAGCCTTATATTCAAACACCTTATTCCTATATCTATGACCGAGCGCATCGTGCTTTCATCACGGATTTATCGCATTATGATACAAGTCTTGCACCGAAAAATGGTCAAGTGCTTCAAGCGATCGCCTATCTCGAGCACGATCGTTTAGAAGATCCGGGTTACATTGAACATGTTCGATCTGGAATCGAACAGATGCTAGACCTTCATTTCGCAGACTGGCGTAAGCGTATCGTCGCAGAAAGAACGATCAAACGGGCAGTCGTTCAAGAAATCAAATGGAAGATGGGACAAACTCCTCTTTCGACGCAGCTTCCTGACCATGCGGACGTTGCATTCGTCGGAGATTGGTGTGAAGGGACAGGGCAACTCTCAGAGTTAGCATTTTCAAGCGCAGTGAGCGTCTTCAATCGATGGACATGA
- the nadE gene encoding ammonia-dependent NAD(+) synthetase: protein MQQEIIQVTGVKPVIDPAQEVSKRVSFLKAYLKHTGAKGFVLGISGGQDSSLAGRLCQLAVEELRKEEGKDVAFYAVRLPYGEQQDEADAQTALTFIQPDHSLRVNIKPAVEASMQAFEEATGAELSDFSKGNTKARERMKSQYDLAAHYGCLVVGTDHAAEFVTGFYTKHGDGACDLTPLTGLNKRQGKQLLRYLNAPEVLIEKIPTADLEENRPALPDEVALGMTYEEIDDYLEGKTISATSQEKLETQYKRVGHKHHMPVSPLDDWWKA, encoded by the coding sequence ATGCAGCAAGAAATCATTCAAGTAACAGGCGTAAAACCTGTCATTGACCCAGCACAAGAAGTAAGTAAACGTGTATCGTTCTTAAAGGCATACTTAAAACATACAGGGGCTAAAGGATTTGTTTTAGGTATCTCTGGAGGACAAGATTCATCGCTCGCGGGGCGTCTATGCCAACTAGCCGTTGAAGAACTACGAAAAGAAGAAGGGAAAGATGTCGCATTTTACGCGGTCCGCTTACCTTACGGAGAACAGCAGGACGAAGCAGATGCACAAACGGCATTGACGTTCATTCAACCGGATCATTCACTCCGTGTAAATATCAAACCAGCGGTCGAAGCATCGATGCAAGCGTTCGAAGAAGCTACAGGCGCAGAACTTTCCGACTTTAGTAAAGGAAATACGAAAGCGCGTGAACGAATGAAAAGCCAGTATGATTTAGCCGCTCATTATGGATGTCTCGTCGTTGGAACGGATCATGCAGCCGAATTCGTGACAGGATTCTATACGAAACATGGTGATGGTGCTTGTGATTTAACGCCATTAACAGGTTTGAATAAACGCCAAGGAAAGCAACTCTTACGTTATCTAAATGCACCAGAGGTTTTAATTGAAAAAATTCCGACGGCAGATCTTGAAGAAAACCGTCCGGCATTACCAGACGAAGTAGCGCTTGGTATGACCTACGAAGAAATTGATGATTACTTGGAAGGCAAAACGATTTCAGCAACTAGCCAAGAGAAGTTAGAAACGCAGTATAAACGTGTTGGGCATAAGCATCATATGCCAGTCTCGCCACTCGACGACTGGTGGAAAGCATAA
- a CDS encoding BsuPI-related putative proteinase inhibitor, whose amino-acid sequence MKRLFFVLLSLTICLAGCQEKKQQATKTMNEPIQIAVKMTEQDDMIQLNILLTNPNDHSVNVTYPSSQRFQAQLIDANQHVTYDFEKEQVFTQAIEKDTFTKGEIKRYTVEVPIRDSGDSTEVRVATIRQFKGANEKQTTDRQKLNSN is encoded by the coding sequence ATGAAACGTCTCTTTTTCGTTCTACTTTCTCTGACTATTTGTCTTGCGGGGTGCCAGGAAAAGAAACAACAGGCAACCAAAACGATGAACGAACCGATTCAGATTGCAGTCAAGATGACAGAACAAGATGACATGATTCAATTAAACATTTTGTTAACGAATCCGAATGATCATAGTGTAAACGTGACGTATCCATCCTCACAACGTTTCCAGGCTCAATTAATTGATGCCAATCAACACGTAACGTATGATTTTGAGAAAGAGCAAGTGTTCACACAAGCTATTGAAAAGGATACATTTACGAAAGGTGAAATCAAACGCTACACAGTGGAAGTACCAATCCGGGACTCAGGCGATAGTACAGAAGTACGTGTTGCAACCATTCGCCAGTTCAAGGGAGCAAATGAAAAACAAACGACGGATCGTCAAAAGCTTAATTCAAATTGA
- a CDS encoding conserved virulence factor C family protein, with amino-acid sequence MKIVAIEPTPSPNNMKVIVDENFSEKGQTFEHAFGAPEHIQRLLEIPGVKFVYQVSDFLSIERYPKYDWRSLVIDIRRAFGETLNDVEQHETDAEYEPVHLFVQFILGVPMQIKGVKGLEEKREGLSERFREAALFVQPFVQNVISDRRWVEQAPRYGDLDESLREVAHEIEIAYPIERLERLKSLAAGEDIMFSGQAIQSNDWKERFAALDELPVEMEWVPAYARLLQDEKMQIRRQAIVKLGMFEDHREELLEYLTSALHDPSGIVRRTAGDTISDWAMPEAEPMMMEALTDKNKLVRWRAARFLFDVGTEQSIPRLREASRDREYEVALQAELALTRIESGEEALGTVWQQMNRLIDESS; translated from the coding sequence ATGAAAATCGTAGCGATTGAGCCAACACCAAGTCCAAATAACATGAAAGTCATCGTCGATGAAAATTTCTCGGAAAAAGGGCAGACTTTTGAGCATGCATTTGGAGCACCAGAACACATACAGCGATTGCTTGAAATTCCAGGTGTTAAATTCGTCTATCAGGTCAGTGACTTTTTGTCGATCGAACGTTATCCGAAATATGATTGGCGTTCGCTTGTCATCGATATACGACGTGCATTTGGAGAAACATTAAATGATGTAGAACAGCACGAGACGGATGCTGAGTATGAACCTGTCCATCTATTCGTTCAGTTCATTTTAGGCGTGCCAATGCAAATCAAAGGTGTGAAGGGATTAGAAGAAAAACGGGAAGGATTGTCAGAACGTTTCCGAGAAGCGGCGTTATTCGTCCAACCATTCGTCCAAAACGTCATCAGTGACAGACGATGGGTGGAACAAGCACCTCGATACGGTGATCTTGATGAGAGTTTGCGCGAAGTAGCACATGAGATTGAGATTGCTTATCCAATCGAACGTTTGGAGCGTCTTAAGTCGCTCGCAGCAGGAGAAGATATTATGTTCAGTGGGCAAGCGATTCAGTCGAACGATTGGAAAGAACGATTTGCGGCACTTGATGAATTACCTGTTGAGATGGAATGGGTTCCGGCGTATGCCCGATTATTACAGGATGAGAAGATGCAAATTCGTCGTCAAGCGATTGTGAAGCTCGGGATGTTCGAGGATCATCGGGAAGAGTTGTTAGAGTATTTGACAAGTGCGCTGCACGATCCGTCGGGTATCGTTCGTCGGACAGCCGGTGATACGATTTCGGATTGGGCGATGCCTGAAGCTGAACCGATGATGATGGAAGCGTTGACGGATAAAAATAAATTAGTACGCTGGCGTGCTGCTCGGTTCTTATTTGATGTAGGAACGGAACAGTCGATTCCGAGATTACGTGAAGCAAGTCGGGATCGCGAGTATGAAGTAGCCCTACAGGCGGAACTTGCTTTAACCCGGATTGAAAGTGGGGAAGAAGCACTAGGGACGGTCTGGCAGCAAATGAATCGATTGATTGATGAAAGTTCATAA
- a CDS encoding alpha/beta fold hydrolase — translation MEKQTLVLLHGFTGGTDYFNRVEANLRHSFDVLPLSLPGHEGLDVGPDTIEGFAEWVMHDLERRGIENPIIIGHSFGGYITAAIVEAYADQISGYGLVYSTAKADDEQAKQKRNQNITRVEEVGVREFVNGLVPSLFAEGADEFAVAEALEIGYMMTVEGAIRALSAMRDRRDMTRALTESTVKGVIIHGKKDQLISKENAFAPVNDHLLHRSTESGHMGMLETPDAFVAIIEEAFK, via the coding sequence ATGGAAAAACAAACACTTGTGCTCCTACATGGATTTACAGGAGGAACAGATTATTTTAATCGAGTAGAGGCGAATTTACGACATTCTTTCGATGTATTGCCGTTAAGCTTACCGGGGCACGAGGGACTCGATGTCGGACCAGATACGATTGAGGGGTTTGCCGAATGGGTCATGCATGATCTTGAGCGACGTGGTATTGAAAATCCAATCATCATTGGACATTCCTTTGGCGGATACATTACCGCGGCAATCGTAGAAGCGTATGCCGATCAAATCAGCGGGTACGGTCTTGTGTATTCGACAGCAAAAGCAGATGATGAACAAGCGAAACAAAAACGGAACCAAAACATCACGCGTGTCGAAGAAGTCGGCGTAAGAGAATTCGTCAATGGTCTCGTTCCATCCTTATTCGCGGAAGGGGCAGATGAATTTGCGGTTGCTGAAGCACTTGAGATCGGATATATGATGACAGTCGAAGGAGCTATCCGCGCGCTTTCTGCGATGCGAGATCGCCGAGATATGACAAGAGCGCTGACTGAATCAACAGTCAAAGGTGTCATTATTCATGGTAAGAAAGATCAATTGATTTCAAAAGAAAATGCCTTTGCACCAGTGAACGACCATCTCTTACATCGCTCAACAGAAAGTGGACACATGGGGATGCTTGAAACACCGGATGCATTCGTTGCGATCATCGAGGAAGCATTCAAGTAA